From Psychrobacillus sp. FSL K6-2836, a single genomic window includes:
- a CDS encoding GNAT family N-acetyltransferase — MFNELEIERLTSISEHSEELSELLIQVVGDGGSIGFLPPLELVDAMKYWEEVLSPNVFLFVAKLNNRIIGSIQLHICTKPNGLHRAEIAKLMTHPHYRRKGVGRLLIEKAEEIAVKEKKSLLVLDTREGDPSNHLYNNLGYIKAGKIPNYAKSVSGELHGTNIYYKELESF; from the coding sequence GTGTTTAATGAGTTAGAGATTGAGCGGTTAACTTCTATAAGTGAACATTCTGAGGAACTTTCAGAGCTGCTTATACAAGTGGTAGGAGATGGGGGATCTATTGGTTTCTTACCGCCATTGGAGTTAGTGGATGCGATGAAATACTGGGAAGAAGTGTTGAGCCCAAATGTATTTTTATTTGTTGCTAAACTAAACAATCGAATCATCGGTAGTATCCAGTTACATATATGCACTAAGCCGAACGGACTTCACAGGGCAGAGATAGCCAAGCTGATGACCCATCCACATTATCGCCGAAAAGGCGTTGGTCGTCTTCTGATAGAAAAAGCAGAAGAGATTGCTGTGAAAGAGAAAAAGTCGTTATTAGTTCTAGATACAAGGGAAGGTGATCCTTCAAACCATTTATATAATAATTTAGGCTATATAAAAGCTGGGAAAATTCCTAACTATGCAAAATCAGTAAGCGGAGAATTGCATGGTACTAATATATATTATAAGGAATTAGAATCTTTTTAA
- a CDS encoding DUF2243 domain-containing protein, with protein MTTSIGTSSDLKQNPHKKAYAKQNMWTGILFGLGIVAFIDEVVFHQLLHWHHFYDKSTTDIGLVSDGIFHAFSFIATIGASFLLADLHRRHAFWLKRWIGGILLGAGVFQLYDGIIQHKWMGLHQIRYEVDILPYDLVWNILAAFMIVVGAILIYRTKS; from the coding sequence ATGACGACTTCCATAGGCACTTCCTCTGACCTCAAACAAAACCCTCATAAAAAAGCATACGCAAAGCAGAATATGTGGACAGGTATTTTGTTTGGACTAGGGATTGTAGCATTTATAGATGAAGTAGTTTTTCATCAACTTCTTCACTGGCATCATTTTTACGATAAATCCACTACGGATATTGGACTGGTGTCGGATGGGATTTTTCATGCGTTTAGCTTTATAGCTACGATAGGAGCATCATTTCTACTAGCAGATCTTCATAGACGACATGCATTTTGGTTGAAGAGATGGATTGGCGGAATACTTCTAGGGGCAGGTGTGTTTCAACTTTATGACGGAATCATTCAACATAAATGGATGGGTTTGCATCAAATCCGTTACGAGGTTGATATTCTTCCATACGATTTAGTATGGAATATTTTGGCTGCTTTTATGATTGTTGTTGGGGCTATTCTGATCTATCGTACAAAATCATGA